The genomic window CGGGCCATTGGCGTCGGTCTTCTGCTTCAGCTCGTACTGCTTGCCCGCCGCGGAATTGTCGATGGCCTGCACGGTGGAGGCATGCAGATCGATGCCTCCGCTAGTGGCGGCAAGATCTGCGTTGCCCTTCACTTCCACGCGCGCGGTGGTATTGGCGCGCAGGAACGATATCTGCCCTGACAGCGCCTTCTCCGCGCCCAACGCGGCGGCGGTCTGCAGCAGGTCACCTGCCTGGCTGATGTCGGTCAAGCTGTCGCGGATGCCCGCGGCCACGCCAGCGGCGGTATTGTCGGGATTCTTGTAACTGGAATCGGCCTTCGCCAGCGCGCTCAGTTCGATGCGTCCGCCCGAAAGCGCGGCGCGATCACCCACCACGCAGCCACTGCTGGTGGCATCGCAACCAATGGTGACCGTTGCCGTCGCATCCTTGCTGAGCGCCAGCCCGGTATCGACCACCGCTGCCGCACGCAGCTGGATCTGGCCGTTGCCATCATCCACCAGCACGATCCTGCTATCGTCACCGCCGGTATTCACCGCGACGTCGTCACGTTGCAGGTTGAAGGCGCCGTTCAAGGTCTCGCCGGCCGGAACTTCGACCAGGATGGTGCCGGTCACATCGATCGCACGTGCCTGCACGCGCACGCCGTTGCGGGCATTGATCCGGCCGCCGATGCTGACCTCGCCATCGGCGCTGATCTGCTCCGGGGTCAAGGTGCCGGCCATCAGCCGATTCAACGAGCCACCACCGGCAAGAATGTCGTCCATCACCTTGCTGGTCGGCGTCGCTACCGTCAGCGAGCTGACGTTCAATACGCCGCTCTTGCCGACCACCATGCCCATCGGGTCGACGAAGAAAACGCGGCCACCCACCTTGCCGGTGCTCTCCAGCAAGCTGTTCAAGGTGCCATCGATGTAGATCTTCGAATCCCAGACCAGGTTGACCAGGTTGTTCACCTGCTTGGACGGATTCGCCCCAGGCAACACCAGGTTCACCACCTCGTTCTGGGCAACGTTGAAATCCTTGAACGAGTTGAATGCCACGCCGTTCTTCACTGTCGCTGTCGTCACCGTGATCGCACCGCCGGCAACAGAGCTCACCGTCGTGTCGGTTCTTTTTCCGGCGTCGTCCTGCACGTTGATGACGGAATTCGCCGCCATGGTCGCGCCGTTAGGCATCGCCAGCCCCAGCACCGAGCTGATCGCTACCGCCAGGCCTGCCGGACGCAGGCGGCTGTCGCTTGCCAACGTGGTCTTCAGGGGTGATGCGGACTTGGTCAGTGCGTCAATGCGGTTCATGGCAGCTCCAGGGTGCGCCGCTGCCAGGCGGCAGCACTCAGATAGGCGGATACGCGACCGCTGATGCGGCCGCGCATGGATCAATCGATCAGGGGTAAAACCAGTGTCAGTGAGTGGCAGCAGGCGCTGCCTGCTTGTCCAGCACCTTGCTCAGCAGTTCGACATTGGCCAGCGACAGCAGATGGGCATAGATCCAGCCCAGGTCGCCGGACTTGGCCAGGTCCTGCAAGGCCTTGCCCTTGAGTTCGCGCAATTTCTGCTCGTCAACCACGAAGAAGCCATCCAGCGAGAAGGTCTCCCCTGCCGCGGTCTGCACGTTGACCTGCTTGGACACCAGCAGGTCATGCGCGACCAGGGCCGCCGTCAGGCTGCGGGTGCGGGCCAGATGCACCTGGTACTCCTGCAGGAACTCCAGCGCATTGGACAACAGGGCACTGTCATTGCCCTCCTCGTCGAACAAGGCCGCGCCCTCTTCGCCGCCTTCGCGCAGCCCCTCGAATGCCGCATCCAGGCAGACGGTGAAATCACTCCCCTGCGCTTCGTTTTCGGCCAGCACGAACGGATAACGCCGCAGGAACGCCGGTACATAAGCGCCTTCGGCCCAGCGCCCCTCGGCATCCACCATCAGGTTCTGGCCGCTGCGCAGGCCCAGCAGCGCGGCAGGCACCACGCTGTCGGCGCTGTTGCCGGCAAACACGATCGGGTAGTCGCGTACGGCACGCGCGAACTCCACACAGGCCAGCGGCACGGAATTGAGACTTGAGGCGAATCGGAAATCGCCGTCGTTGGCGACCACCCGATGGTTGCGGTGTGCAACGCGGTTCAACTGAACCGGACGGTCGTAGATCAGCAACTGCTTCATGGCGCTCCCCTGTAATGAAAAAGTAACCCTCACTAGAAGAAACCGGGAAAAGCGTCCGCGACCAATCACAAAATCCCAAAAAAGTGAGATTTCCGTCACCAACGCCAATTCAGCTTTGTGCAACCCCCCGAATCCAGACGCTGCCAGCCCGCACCGGCTCAGCACCCCACTCCTGATATTGACCGACCCCTTTGCCGCCCGCTCCTTCCCAGGCAGGCGGTCTCTGCCCTTGCACAACCACGTCGAAAACCAACGTCCTGTGGCTACCCGAGCTTGATCTGCCGGGTGGTCGCGGCCTTGTCCGGGTGCCGCCGGCCCAGCGAACCGACGCATCGCCCCGCCTCGGGCAAGCCTGCTTCACTGCACGCAAAGCACCCGGGAGCTGTGCGCATAGGGCGCCAGCTTTTTGACCTTATACACCTCAGCGCACACCGCAAAGCGCTCTTACGTTTCCATGTGCAGGCAATCGCCTCATCCCCGCCACGGCCCGTGCGCGCCACCGGCAAACTGGCACTGCAACCATCAACCCGCGCCGTGGCTAGGGTGCGCTCACATTCCGCGCGGCCAGCAGGAGCAGCCCGTCCAGTTTTCGTCTATCCGGCGAGCCGGCGACCTGCAGGCGCCCCATCAGCGGCAACACCCGCTGCAGCTCCTCCTCGGCCAGGCGCGCATGCCCCAATTGCAGCAATGATTCGGCCAGCGCCAGCCGCGTCTCCATGACGGCCGCGCTGCCTTCGCCCTGCTTGCTGCCGGCAAACTCCACCGCCGTCCTGCGCAGGGCCAGTGCCCGTTCGCCTTCGCCCAGCCGTACCGCCAGATCAGCCTGGATACCCAGCAACCGCAGCTGCAGCTCTTCGGCTACCGGCAAGTCCATTCGCTCAAGCAGCTGCCGCGCCTGTGCCAGCTGACCGCTGCGCACATGCCAGTCAATCCGGTTCAAGTGCGCCTGCACGCGCCCGGGGGCATCGGCGGGCAAGCTCAGGCTCAAGCCCTTGTCGGCGTGCATCAGCATCGGGCCCGCCTCGCCCGCGCGCCCATCCCGCATCAGCAGGCGCGCCAACTCGCTTTCGGCACGCAGGCTGGTAGGCGAGTCATCGCCCAGTTTGTTTTTGCGGATCAACCAGGCCTGCCGGTACAGAACTTCGGCCGCGGCCAACTCGCCGCGCAACTCTTTCAACGAGCCGTAATTGAACAAGCCCATCGAGTACTCGACCGAATCCTGCCCATCCAGACGAGCGCTCAAGGCGTTCCGCTTCTGGTAGTGCAGTTCCGCGGCCGCGTAATCGCCCGAATCCCGATACAGATCCGCCAGGCCGTCGTACTGCATGCGGACAAAGCTGCTCTCCGCACCGTACAGCTCCAATGCGTACTGCATCCCTGATTGCAGCAGCGGCAATGCCTGTTCGTACTTGCCCTGTTCGCGCAGTATCTGCGCCAGGCGCATCTCCGCCGCCAAGGCCAGGGTGGTGCGCCTGCCGTGCAGGCTGCCCAGCATCTGCCGGAACTCGCGCTCCGCCGACGCCTGCCTGCCCCAGCGCAGGTACATCAGGCCCTTGTTGTAGGCCAGTTCGCTGACCTCGGCCGCCACATCCATGCCTGCCGCATCCTTGTACAACGCCATCGCCGTATCGAAGGCCGCTTCGCCGAGATCGAAGTACTGCTGGTTCACCAGGGCCAGGCCCTTGGCGCTGTACAGCCGTGCCTGCACCACCGCCGGGCCTTTGCGGCCGATCAGATCCAGTCCCTGGCCCGCCAACTGCCGGCCCAGTTCGCCGTCGCCATCAAGCGTCTTCTGCACGGAAAGATCGGCCAGCACATTGGCCGCATCCAGCGGCCGCGCCACCCGCGGGTCCATGAAGCCGGCATAGGCCTGTTGCAGCAGCGTGTCGGCCTGATGCGAGGCGCCTGCGTTCTGATAGGCAACGCCCAGCACCGCACGCATCCGCGCCAACTGCGCCGGGGCATCCGCCAGATCACGTGCAACCTGCAACGAGGCCTTGTCGAGCAGCTGTCGCGAGCTCAACTCCTCGGCTCCCCGCCCGGTGCGCAGGAACGGATCGGCGGACTCGAACATGCCAACCATGAAGTTGCTGACCTGCTGCGCTACAACCGCCTCTTCCTGTGCCTGCCGCCGCGTCTCCCACAAACCGAACACGAATACCGCCAGCAGCGCACTTCCCCCCGCAGCGATGGTGGCACCCTGCCAGTTCCGGCGCAGCGCCTTGCCCGCGCGATACAGGCGGCCGCCCTCGCGGGCAAGCACCGGCTGCATCTCCAGATAGCGGCGCAGGTCGGCCATCAAGGCTTCAACCGAACGGTAGCGCAGGGCGACGTCACTGGCGCAGGCACGCGCAACGATGGCGTCAAGGTCACCACGCAGGCGGCGCCGCCACGGCAGATCAGCCGGTGCATTCGCACTGGGCGAAGTCACCGCCTCACCGGTGCTCGGCGCCTCGCGCGTCGACATCTGCGTGGACAACAGCTCGAGCAGCATCACACCAAGACTGTAGACATCGCTGGGCGCGCCGACGGTTTGCCCTGCGATCAGCTCCGGGCTGGCATAGCCCGGGGTGCAGTAACCGGAGTCGCGCTTGTCACGCGCCTCGTTGAGCAGACGCGCCAATCCAAAGTCCAACAGCACCGGCTGACCATTGGCCTGGACCAGAACGTTGGGAGGTTTGAGATCGCAATGCAGCACCAGTTGTTCGTGTGCCGACTGCACGATGGCGCAGATTTTCAGGAACAGCGTAAGCCGTTGCGGCAAACCCAACGCCTGCTCGGCGCACCAGCCATCCAGCGGTACACCGTCGACGTATTCCATCACCAGATATGGATGCCCGTCCGGTGTGGTGCCGCCATCATAGAGACGCGCCACATTGGACAACTGCAGATCGGCCAGCACCTGCCGCTCCGTGCCGAGCAGCTCCACTTCGGTGGCGCCGGGCATGCCGTGCAGCAGCTTGATAGCCACGGTGCGCTGGTAGAGACCGTCGGCACGTTCGGCCTTGAACACGGTGCCCATGCCGCCATGCGCGATACGCGCGGTCAGCCGCCACGGCCCAAGCCGCTCGCCCACGCCCAGTTCCGGCGCCAATGCGCGTGCCAATGCCGTGTCCAGGCGGTTGCTGACCCGGCTCAGGCCCACGGTCTGCGAACGCAGCAGCTGCAGTACTTCTTCGCGCACGATCGGATCGGCAGTGCCGGCAGTGATGGCGTGCGGCCACTGCTCGCGCGGCAACTCGCAGACCGCGTCGAACAATTCACGCACCTGCCGCCAACGTTCGCCGCCCACTACCGCGCCCTCGCTATCGCTCAGCGCAGCTGCCGGTTCAACCAGGCCCGCGCAAAACGCAGGTCACGGTCGACCGTGGGTGCGGACACATCCAATACCAGGGCGATCTCATCGCGGCTCATGCCGCCGAAATAGGTCAACTCGATCGTGCTTGCCGCACGTGGCTCCAACTCTGCCAGTTGGTTGAGGGCCTGGTGCAGGGCCAGCACGTCATAGCCGATGCCGTTTTCGTCGGGTACCTGGTCGGCGTGCGACAGGGTCAACTGCTCGGCATTGCCGCCGCGTTTGCCGGCGGCCCGCGCGCGCAGGTGGTCCACCAGCACCGACCGCATCTTCAATGCGGCGATCGCGACAAAGTGGGTGCGGTCCTTGTAGCCGGCATCGGAACCGAGCAGGCGCATCAGCGATTCGTTGACCAGCGCGGCCGGCTGCAAGGTGCCATTGGTCTGCTGCGACAGGCGATTGCGCGCAATCAGCATCAGATCCGAGTACAGGGCTTCAAACAGATGCTCACGCGCATCCATGTCGCCCTGTTGCCAGCGATGCAGTAGTTGAGTGATCTGCTTGCTCAAACCTGTCCCCAGTGCCTGGATGCCCACCGGGCAACCGACGATGCATCCTTCATCTTAGGACCTACCCCCATCAGTTCCAACCACACCAGGGTGCCGCGCCCTGTTCCCGCGGCAGCTGTCATGCGCCTCCACGCCCCCATGTTGTATCCGCCCTCCACCTGCAAACAGGGGTCTGCGTCACACTGAAAGCCTTGCCCCGTGGTGCTGCAAGCCCTCCGGCGCGGCCGGTTCTTTCATGGCCCCTGCGCTACCGACGCAGGCGCCAGCCAGCGCAGAACGATCCGCTGGCTCGGCATCGACCACCATTGACAAGCACCTCGACGGCGATGGAATCTGCGCGACTTCGCGCCAACCAGGCGCTTATTCGGCGGAGCATATGCAGCACGGAATGATGCAGGGGATGTGGGGTCGAGGCGTGTTGACCGGCAGCATGTTGGCGCTGGCGATGCTGGCGCAGACGGCGCAGGCACAACGCTTTGATCCAGGTGCGCACAAAGGGCCGCAGCACGGCGTGCAGAACGAAGTCGCGGTACTCGGCACCCTGCATCTGGCCAGCCTGCCGGAAACATTCGACCCCGCCTCACTCGCCCCGCTGATCGACCGTTTGGCAGCATGGCAGCCGAGGGCCATTGCCATCGAGGTGGTATCCGGGCAGCAATGCGACACCTTGCGCCGCTACCCCGCACGGTACGCACTGACGGTGAACGATTACTGCCCGGACGTGTCCGCAGCGGCAAAGGCAACCGGGCTCGATGTGGCAGCAGCCAATGCCGCAGCGGACAAGTTGCTGGCGGCATGGCCGGCGCAACCAACGCCAGCGCAGCGCCGGGACCTGGCCGCCAAATTCCTGGCCGGCGGAGAACGCGAATCGGCACTGGTGCAATGGCTGCACCTGCCCGCTGCGGAACGCCATACGGACGCCAGCCTGAACCAGGAATTGGTGGCCATCCTGGAAGAACAGCGCAGCAGCCGCAACGAAACCACGCTGATCGCCGCACCGCTGGCGGTACGCCTGGGGCATCAACGGCTATGGCCGACCGACGATCACAGTGCCGATCGCTACGGTCCCAATCCCAAGGCGTATGTCGCGGCGATCCGAAAGGCATGGGACAACCCGGCATCCAAGCAGCGGTCGGCAATGTACAGCGGACTGGCGGCACAGCTGGACACGCCAGAGAAGGTGTTGGCGACGTATCGCCGTGACAACGGTCCGGATGTGGCCCCGGCCGCTTTCGCAAGCGACTACGGCGCCACGTTGGAGGAACCCTCGCCGCAGGGTTACGGACGCATGTATGTCACCGGCTGGGAAACCCGCAACCTGCGCATGGCCGCGAACATCCGCGATCTGATGGGCCCAAGCCCCGGCATGCGCACGCTGGTGCTGGTCGGTGCCTCGCACAAAGCCTATCTGGACGCCTATCTGGACCAGATGCACGACGTGCGCATCGTCGATGTCCAGCAGACCTTGCTGAAGTAGCGCACAAAGGCCGCGGCCAGAGCCGCGGCCTTGTCCTAGCCCGGGTAAGCGCAGCGCACCCGGGAGGCAGGAATGATCATGAGGTCCGGCGATATTGCGCCGACAACCCCGGCTGCGCTTACCCGGGCTGCACAGCTG from Stenotrophomonas nitritireducens includes these protein-coding regions:
- a CDS encoding SapC family protein, yielding MKQLLIYDRPVQLNRVAHRNHRVVANDGDFRFASSLNSVPLACVEFARAVRDYPIVFAGNSADSVVPAALLGLRSGQNLMVDAEGRWAEGAYVPAFLRRYPFVLAENEAQGSDFTVCLDAAFEGLREGGEEGAALFDEEGNDSALLSNALEFLQEYQVHLARTRSLTAALVAHDLLVSKQVNVQTAAGETFSLDGFFVVDEQKLRELKGKALQDLAKSGDLGWIYAHLLSLANVELLSKVLDKQAAPAATH
- a CDS encoding protein kinase domain-containing protein, which translates into the protein MGGERWRQVRELFDAVCELPREQWPHAITAGTADPIVREEVLQLLRSQTVGLSRVSNRLDTALARALAPELGVGERLGPWRLTARIAHGGMGTVFKAERADGLYQRTVAIKLLHGMPGATEVELLGTERQVLADLQLSNVARLYDGGTTPDGHPYLVMEYVDGVPLDGWCAEQALGLPQRLTLFLKICAIVQSAHEQLVLHCDLKPPNVLVQANGQPVLLDFGLARLLNEARDKRDSGYCTPGYASPELIAGQTVGAPSDVYSLGVMLLELLSTQMSTREAPSTGEAVTSPSANAPADLPWRRRLRGDLDAIVARACASDVALRYRSVEALMADLRRYLEMQPVLAREGGRLYRAGKALRRNWQGATIAAGGSALLAVFVFGLWETRRQAQEEAVVAQQVSNFMVGMFESADPFLRTGRGAEELSSRQLLDKASLQVARDLADAPAQLARMRAVLGVAYQNAGASHQADTLLQQAYAGFMDPRVARPLDAANVLADLSVQKTLDGDGELGRQLAGQGLDLIGRKGPAVVQARLYSAKGLALVNQQYFDLGEAAFDTAMALYKDAAGMDVAAEVSELAYNKGLMYLRWGRQASAEREFRQMLGSLHGRRTTLALAAEMRLAQILREQGKYEQALPLLQSGMQYALELYGAESSFVRMQYDGLADLYRDSGDYAAAELHYQKRNALSARLDGQDSVEYSMGLFNYGSLKELRGELAAAEVLYRQAWLIRKNKLGDDSPTSLRAESELARLLMRDGRAGEAGPMLMHADKGLSLSLPADAPGRVQAHLNRIDWHVRSGQLAQARQLLERMDLPVAEELQLRLLGIQADLAVRLGEGERALALRRTAVEFAGSKQGEGSAAVMETRLALAESLLQLGHARLAEEELQRVLPLMGRLQVAGSPDRRKLDGLLLLAARNVSAP
- a CDS encoding ECF-type sigma factor, translating into MSKQITQLLHRWQQGDMDAREHLFEALYSDLMLIARNRLSQQTNGTLQPAALVNESLMRLLGSDAGYKDRTHFVAIAALKMRSVLVDHLRARAAGKRGGNAEQLTLSHADQVPDENGIGYDVLALHQALNQLAELEPRAASTIELTYFGGMSRDEIALVLDVSAPTVDRDLRFARAWLNRQLR
- a CDS encoding DUF5694 domain-containing protein; the protein is MWGRGVLTGSMLALAMLAQTAQAQRFDPGAHKGPQHGVQNEVAVLGTLHLASLPETFDPASLAPLIDRLAAWQPRAIAIEVVSGQQCDTLRRYPARYALTVNDYCPDVSAAAKATGLDVAAANAAADKLLAAWPAQPTPAQRRDLAAKFLAGGERESALVQWLHLPAAERHTDASLNQELVAILEEQRSSRNETTLIAAPLAVRLGHQRLWPTDDHSADRYGPNPKAYVAAIRKAWDNPASKQRSAMYSGLAAQLDTPEKVLATYRRDNGPDVAPAAFASDYGATLEEPSPQGYGRMYVTGWETRNLRMAANIRDLMGPSPGMRTLVLVGASHKAYLDAYLDQMHDVRIVDVQQTLLK